One Obesumbacterium proteus DNA window includes the following coding sequences:
- a CDS encoding barstar family protein: protein MNKVKFDFSHIADLPAFYRQFSQTFSLDSEFGNNLDALWDVVTAGIKLPVEIEFINFNGHKKRRFAALVLLFEEAEEELEGALRFNTTEKAL, encoded by the coding sequence ATGAATAAAGTTAAGTTTGATTTTAGTCATATTGCCGATCTTCCGGCATTTTATCGCCAGTTTAGCCAAACATTTTCTCTGGATAGTGAGTTTGGCAACAATCTTGATGCGCTCTGGGATGTGGTGACGGCGGGCATCAAATTGCCGGTAGAGATTGAGTTTATCAATTTTAATGGGCATAAAAAACGTCGCTTTGCCGCACTGGTTCTGCTTTTTGAAGAAGCTGAAGAGGAGCTGGAAGGGGCACTACGTTTTAATACGACAGAGAAAGCTCTTTAG
- a CDS encoding glutamate decarboxylase, which yields MNNKQTLKCNDGLDDVYASIELASSLPKTKFPTQEHDPRNIFNAVRDELMLDGNSRQNLATFCQTWVDEEIRDLMDLSIDKNMIDKDEYPQTAEIETRCVHMLADLWNSPSPETTLGCSTIGSSEAAMLGGLALKWQWRKKRAALGLSTDKPNLICGPVQICWHKFARYFDVELREIPLQGDRLIMSPEEVLKRVDENTIGVVPTLGVTFTCQYEPVKQVHDALDQLQKETGLDIPMHIDGASGGFLAPFCAPDLEWDFRLPRVKSINASGHKFGLAPLGTGWVIWREAADLPQELIFNVNYLGGDMPTFALNFSRPGGQIIAQYYNFLRLGREGYAKIHNARYSTAQYLAQEIEKLGPFEMIFDGDCEKGIPALAWKLKDNAATNGYTLYDLADRLRSRGWQVPAYSMPAEREDLVVQRILVRHGVSRDLGSLLIDDMKRALDYFEKHPVSHALSEKEASGFNHG from the coding sequence ATGAATAATAAACAAACGCTGAAATGCAATGATGGACTAGACGATGTTTACGCTTCCATTGAATTAGCATCTTCATTACCAAAAACAAAATTCCCAACCCAAGAGCATGACCCGCGTAATATTTTCAATGCTGTGCGCGATGAATTAATGTTAGACGGAAACTCTCGTCAAAATTTGGCAACTTTTTGCCAAACATGGGTTGATGAAGAAATTCGCGATCTGATGGATTTATCAATTGATAAAAACATGATTGATAAAGATGAATATCCGCAAACTGCCGAAATTGAAACTCGCTGTGTTCATATGCTGGCCGACCTTTGGAACTCTCCATCACCAGAAACGACGCTAGGCTGTTCAACGATTGGTTCATCAGAAGCCGCCATGCTGGGTGGATTAGCGCTTAAGTGGCAATGGCGTAAAAAGCGTGCAGCCTTAGGTCTATCAACCGATAAGCCAAACTTGATCTGTGGCCCGGTACAGATTTGCTGGCATAAATTCGCTCGCTATTTTGACGTTGAGCTGCGTGAAATTCCGCTGCAAGGCGATCGTCTCATTATGAGCCCAGAAGAAGTCCTTAAGCGCGTCGACGAAAATACCATTGGCGTAGTGCCAACGCTCGGCGTCACTTTCACGTGCCAATATGAGCCTGTTAAGCAGGTCCATGACGCCCTCGATCAGCTACAGAAAGAAACAGGTCTGGATATCCCAATGCACATTGATGGCGCAAGTGGCGGTTTCTTAGCCCCATTCTGTGCACCGGATCTTGAGTGGGATTTCCGTTTACCTCGCGTAAAATCTATTAATGCTTCCGGCCACAAATTCGGCCTTGCACCACTCGGGACAGGCTGGGTGATTTGGCGTGAAGCGGCTGACCTACCTCAAGAACTCATTTTCAACGTCAATTATCTGGGTGGCGACATGCCAACCTTCGCGCTGAATTTCTCGCGCCCAGGCGGCCAAATTATTGCGCAGTATTACAACTTCTTGCGCTTAGGCCGCGAAGGCTATGCCAAAATTCACAATGCCCGTTATTCAACGGCTCAATATTTAGCACAAGAAATTGAAAAACTTGGCCCATTCGAAATGATCTTTGATGGCGATTGCGAAAAAGGCATCCCAGCACTGGCTTGGAAGCTCAAAGACAACGCAGCAACAAATGGCTATACCTTGTATGACTTGGCTGACAGACTGCGCAGTCGTGGTTGGCAGGTACCAGCCTATTCCATGCCTGCTGAGCGTGAAGATCTCGTGGTTCAACGCATTTTAGTGCGACATGGCGTTAGCCGCGATCTCGGTAGCCTACTGATTGATGATATGAAGCGGGCACTAGATTATTTCGAAAAACATCCAGTCAGCCATGCTCTATCGGAAAAAGAAGCCAGTGGATTTAATCACGGTTAA
- the rnk gene encoding nucleoside diphosphate kinase regulator, with protein MSRPAIILNELDAARLDTLLEQPAFASLPVAEALNNELDRAEMLSPENMPADVVTMNSRVKFRDLSSKEEHVRTLVYPASLKDSATQLSVMAPIGAALLGLRVGDAITWELPNGQKTHIEVLELQYQPEAAGEYHR; from the coding sequence ATGTCACGACCAGCCATTATTCTGAACGAACTCGATGCTGCCCGCTTAGACACGCTGCTTGAGCAGCCTGCTTTCGCCAGCCTGCCGGTCGCTGAAGCATTAAACAATGAGCTCGATCGCGCTGAAATGCTAAGCCCTGAAAACATGCCTGCTGACGTGGTGACCATGAACAGCCGGGTTAAATTCCGCGACCTCTCTTCCAAAGAAGAACACGTGCGCACGTTGGTTTATCCTGCGAGCCTGAAAGACAGCGCAACTCAGTTGTCCGTCATGGCACCTATTGGCGCTGCATTACTCGGCTTGCGCGTGGGCGATGCTATTACATGGGAACTACCGAACGGCCAGAAAACCCATATCGAAGTATTGGAATTACAGTACCAGCCCGAAGCGGCCGGTGAGTATCATCGTTAA
- a CDS encoding ribonuclease domain-containing protein: MAKRLWTGLLIILALSGVAFLNSQAANSSSSNEGQSVSTSEDIEQLTKQDRVISYLREHQRLPSFYITKKQARAEGWEPSAGNLCSVLPGKAIGGDRFSNREKRLPQKAKRVWREADINYRCGRRQADRLIYSNDGLIYITRDHHRNFTKME, from the coding sequence ATGGCAAAGCGTTTATGGACAGGATTACTGATTATTCTGGCATTGAGCGGGGTGGCATTTCTTAATAGTCAGGCCGCCAATAGTAGTAGCAGCAATGAAGGGCAATCAGTCTCGACGTCAGAAGATATTGAGCAGCTTACCAAGCAGGATCGTGTTATCAGCTACTTACGCGAACATCAACGGCTGCCTAGTTTTTACATTACGAAAAAACAGGCGAGGGCGGAAGGATGGGAACCTAGCGCGGGGAATTTATGCAGCGTACTTCCTGGCAAAGCGATTGGCGGCGATCGTTTTTCGAATCGTGAAAAACGCTTACCTCAAAAAGCTAAGCGAGTGTGGCGAGAAGCTGATATCAATTACCGCTGCGGGCGTCGGCAGGCCGATCGGTTGATCTACTCTAATGATGGGCTGATTTATATAACGCGAGATCACCATCGCAACTTTACTAAAATGGAGTGA
- the hha gene encoding hemolysin expression modulator Hha has product MKKTKQDWLLQLRRCTCKDTLEKVIEVNNYKLSKSDLIIFYSAADHRLAELTMNKLYDKIPTSVWSFVR; this is encoded by the coding sequence ATGAAGAAAACAAAACAAGATTGGCTACTCCAGCTTCGCCGTTGTACATGTAAGGACACACTAGAAAAAGTCATTGAAGTTAATAATTATAAACTCAGCAAAAGCGACCTTATCATTTTTTACTCTGCGGCCGATCATCGACTTGCTGAACTAACGATGAATAAACTCTACGATAAAATCCCGACGAGCGTCTGGTCTTTTGTAAGATAG
- the cybC gene encoding cytochrome b562 codes for MRKTLLMLASAAMLMGSSLAYAAGEDVGDAMDTIASNYKTALKTDNPQEFKKALEGMKAGAQEAQKGTPPKLEKEPADGAKMTDFRHGLDILIGQINDAEKLADAGQFEQAKAAAEKFKDTRNAYHKKYK; via the coding sequence ATGCGTAAAACACTACTGATGTTGGCAAGTGCAGCAATGTTGATGGGGAGTTCTTTGGCCTATGCAGCCGGAGAAGACGTGGGCGATGCAATGGATACCATCGCCAGCAACTATAAAACTGCGTTAAAGACCGATAACCCGCAAGAGTTTAAGAAAGCGCTGGAAGGTATGAAGGCAGGGGCTCAAGAGGCACAAAAAGGCACTCCGCCCAAGCTGGAAAAAGAGCCTGCTGATGGTGCGAAAATGACTGATTTTCGTCATGGATTAGATATTCTCATCGGCCAAATCAATGATGCTGAGAAACTCGCGGATGCTGGGCAGTTTGAGCAGGCTAAAGCCGCCGCTGAGAAATTTAAAGACACGCGAAACGCTTACCATAAGAAGTATAAGTAA
- a CDS encoding transglutaminase-like domain-containing protein produces MNRRRFLRLSAAVPFIASALMGVNPANAANETKDWNHYRVTTQVDVPATNEAVQLWLPLPATRLGDYQRAQTPHWKVSDDGKAKLMLIKPYNTLVLHVTWPTTANQHSVTMTQSVSTRNRHIDLKTPPANPVKLTAEEMALYLQPTRFLPTDGIVAKTANKIIQGRGDNNIDRAKMIYDWVVANTQRDPKTLGCGDGNVKQMLDSGNLSGKCADINALFVALARSVGIPARDAYGVRLGKSDMGFNSLGKDGDITKAQHCRAEFYMEGYGWIPVDPADVRKMMLEEQAGGLPFSDPKVQKANDWMFGGWEMNWMAYNHAHDLKLPGAQDQAAYLMYPQAQVGDKKLDSLKPDTFKYSINSVKL; encoded by the coding sequence ATGAACAGACGTCGTTTTCTCCGCCTCAGCGCTGCCGTTCCTTTCATTGCCTCGGCTCTTATGGGCGTTAACCCCGCTAACGCAGCGAATGAAACCAAAGATTGGAACCACTATCGCGTTACAACGCAGGTTGATGTTCCGGCAACCAACGAAGCGGTACAGCTGTGGCTGCCATTGCCCGCAACTCGCTTAGGCGACTATCAACGCGCTCAAACACCGCACTGGAAAGTGTCAGACGATGGCAAAGCCAAACTGATGCTGATAAAGCCATACAATACGCTGGTGCTACATGTCACTTGGCCTACCACCGCCAACCAACATAGCGTGACCATGACGCAAAGCGTGAGCACGCGTAACCGCCATATCGATCTTAAAACGCCTCCGGCCAATCCCGTTAAGCTCACAGCAGAAGAAATGGCGCTCTATTTGCAGCCAACACGCTTTTTACCTACCGACGGCATCGTGGCTAAAACAGCCAACAAAATCATTCAAGGACGCGGTGACAACAACATCGATCGCGCCAAAATGATCTATGACTGGGTCGTGGCCAATACGCAACGAGATCCCAAAACGCTGGGCTGCGGCGACGGCAACGTTAAGCAAATGCTCGACAGCGGTAATCTTTCCGGCAAATGTGCCGACATCAATGCGCTGTTTGTCGCGCTTGCGCGCTCGGTTGGTATTCCTGCTCGCGATGCCTATGGTGTGCGTTTGGGTAAATCTGACATGGGCTTTAACAGCCTAGGCAAAGATGGCGATATCACCAAAGCCCAGCACTGCCGCGCAGAGTTTTATATGGAAGGTTACGGTTGGATCCCTGTCGATCCTGCGGATGTACGTAAAATGATGTTGGAAGAACAAGCCGGTGGCCTACCGTTTAGCGATCCTAAGGTACAAAAAGCCAACGACTGGATGTTTGGCGGATGGGAGATGAACTGGATGGCCTACAATCATGCCCACGATCTCAAACTGCCAGGCGCCCAAGATCAGGCGGCTTACCTGATGTATCCACAAGCGCAGGTCGGGGATAAAAAACTGGATAGTTTGAAACCAGACACATTTAAATACTCGATTAATAGCGTGAAACTTTAA
- a CDS encoding NAD-dependent succinate-semialdehyde dehydrogenase, which yields MNPLHEKLKKNEFFKTGFFVAGQWQDASDTYEVTNPATGEVVAKVANAGQKETQAAIRAASEALPAWRKTTAKQRSEILQNWYHLIVENKPFLAELMVAEQGKPLKEALGEVDYAASFIQWFAEEAKRANGEIIPPVKPGSRIWATREPVGVVAAITPWNFPLAMLTRKLGPALAAGCTGLIKPANETPLCAFALLALAQKAGVPDGVLNAVSGDTLAISDVIMASKDVRKISFTGSTGVGKTLVRNAAETMKKVSMELGGNAPFIVFEDADLDAAIKGVMANKFRNAGQVCVCINRIYLHDSIYDTFVSRLADEVRKLKVGNGMDDGVNVGPLVSEKGVDKVEQHVKDALENGGKVVVGGQRHALGGNFFQPTLIAEANEDMLMASEETFGPVAACYRFKTEDEVIKRANDTPFGLAAYFYTQNLSRVFRVSELLESGMIGINECSVSTELAPFGGVKESGLGREGSTLGLEEFMEVKTLHLGNL from the coding sequence GTGAACCCATTACACGAAAAACTTAAGAAAAATGAATTCTTTAAAACCGGCTTCTTTGTTGCTGGTCAATGGCAGGACGCCTCGGATACCTATGAAGTCACTAACCCAGCAACGGGTGAAGTGGTAGCTAAAGTCGCCAATGCAGGGCAAAAAGAGACTCAGGCCGCAATTCGTGCCGCCAGCGAAGCGTTACCTGCATGGCGTAAAACGACGGCCAAGCAACGCTCTGAAATCCTACAGAATTGGTATCATCTGATTGTTGAAAATAAGCCATTTTTAGCCGAGCTGATGGTCGCAGAGCAGGGCAAGCCGCTGAAAGAAGCGCTGGGTGAAGTGGATTATGCCGCCAGTTTTATTCAATGGTTCGCTGAAGAAGCCAAGCGTGCCAACGGCGAGATCATCCCTCCTGTGAAGCCAGGATCGCGCATTTGGGCTACGCGTGAACCTGTTGGGGTAGTGGCGGCGATTACGCCGTGGAACTTCCCGTTAGCGATGTTAACCCGCAAATTAGGCCCTGCGCTTGCTGCGGGCTGTACCGGTTTGATTAAACCCGCCAATGAAACTCCGCTGTGTGCCTTTGCGTTGCTGGCGCTGGCGCAGAAAGCCGGTGTTCCAGATGGCGTGTTGAACGCAGTTTCGGGGGATACGCTAGCTATCAGTGACGTGATCATGGCCAGCAAAGACGTGCGTAAAATTTCGTTTACCGGCTCAACGGGCGTGGGTAAAACCTTGGTGCGTAATGCCGCTGAAACCATGAAAAAGGTGTCAATGGAGTTGGGTGGCAATGCGCCTTTCATCGTTTTTGAAGACGCTGATTTAGATGCCGCAATTAAAGGCGTGATGGCAAATAAATTCCGCAATGCGGGACAAGTGTGCGTATGCATCAACCGTATTTATCTTCACGACAGCATTTACGATACGTTTGTTAGCCGTTTGGCGGATGAAGTACGTAAGCTGAAAGTGGGCAACGGCATGGACGACGGCGTGAATGTTGGCCCGTTGGTGAGCGAGAAAGGCGTGGATAAAGTGGAACAACACGTCAAAGATGCCCTAGAAAACGGCGGGAAAGTGGTTGTAGGTGGTCAGCGCCATGCGCTGGGCGGCAATTTCTTCCAGCCAACGCTGATTGCTGAAGCTAACGAAGACATGCTGATGGCATCGGAAGAAACCTTCGGCCCGGTTGCTGCTTGCTACCGTTTCAAAACTGAAGATGAAGTGATCAAACGCGCCAACGATACGCCGTTTGGTTTAGCGGCTTATTTCTATACTCAGAATCTGTCGCGCGTGTTCCGCGTATCTGAATTATTGGAAAGTGGGATGATCGGCATTAACGAATGTTCGGTTTCAACGGAACTCGCGCCATTTGGCGGAGTGAAAGAGTCTGGCTTGGGCCGCGAAGGCTCCACGCTGGGTCTGGAAGAGTTTATGGAAGTGAAAACGTTGCACCTCGGTAACCTCTAA
- the glsA gene encoding glutaminase A, whose translation MTMILNNVQDALVNAYSQFSLLEGGENANYIPYLASIPNNVSSMAIVTVDGDILSQGDSDFRFALESISKVCSLALALEDVGPAEVQNKIGADPTGLPFNSVIALELHNGKPLSPLVNAGAMSTVSLLKASSSEHRWERILDIQQQLAGAPISLCEELNHSEQTTNFHNRAIAWLLYSADAMYCDPMEACDVYTRQCSTLVNTVELATMAATFAAGGINPITQKKVLTTENIPFLLAEMTMEGMYGSSGDWAYTVGLPAKSGVGGGILTVVPGVMGIAAFSPPLDAMGNSVRGQKMTASFTQQLGYNLYKNR comes from the coding sequence ATGACCATGATTCTAAATAATGTACAAGATGCATTAGTGAACGCCTATTCCCAATTCTCACTACTCGAGGGCGGGGAAAACGCAAACTATATTCCTTATTTAGCAAGCATCCCAAATAACGTCTCATCCATGGCTATTGTCACCGTTGATGGCGATATTCTGTCTCAGGGAGATTCTGACTTCAGGTTTGCGTTAGAATCTATTTCTAAAGTATGTTCCCTTGCCTTAGCACTCGAAGACGTAGGGCCAGCAGAGGTACAGAACAAAATTGGAGCCGATCCGACGGGGCTACCCTTTAATTCAGTGATTGCGTTGGAATTACATAACGGAAAACCCTTATCGCCATTGGTTAACGCGGGTGCCATGTCTACCGTTAGTCTCCTGAAAGCAAGTAGCAGCGAACACCGATGGGAGCGCATTCTAGATATTCAGCAACAGCTCGCCGGTGCGCCGATTTCCCTGTGCGAAGAGCTCAACCACTCAGAGCAAACCACTAACTTTCATAATAGAGCCATTGCGTGGCTGCTTTATTCTGCGGACGCTATGTACTGTGATCCCATGGAAGCCTGCGATGTTTATACCCGTCAGTGCTCAACATTAGTTAATACCGTTGAGCTTGCGACCATGGCGGCCACCTTTGCCGCTGGCGGTATAAATCCAATTACCCAGAAAAAAGTATTAACCACAGAAAATATTCCTTTCCTGCTTGCTGAAATGACCATGGAAGGGATGTATGGCAGCTCTGGCGATTGGGCTTATACCGTTGGCTTACCCGCCAAGAGTGGCGTCGGTGGCGGAATTCTTACGGTCGTTCCGGGAGTGATGGGAATTGCGGCATTCTCTCCACCGCTTGATGCAATGGGTAACAGCGTCCGAGGCCAAAAGATGACAGCATCCTTCACCCAGCAGTTGGGTTATAACCTGTATAAGAATCGCTAG
- a CDS encoding cytochrome b/b6 domain-containing protein, whose translation MRWDIVVRVTHWGVALGFLLNRLHVTKPGSDWHQGIGLAVAGLVILRLLWGLTFAKGPARLSAIVPTPSSLKNHFRELKTRTSPAELHHNPLGAIGIWLFWILLPLVALTGWAQDTDFIDLYPVDDWHYWLVNTVTALVCVHIVAVIAMSIWLRKDLVRAMLPGKR comes from the coding sequence ATGCGTTGGGACATTGTGGTGCGCGTCACTCATTGGGGCGTCGCGTTGGGCTTTTTGCTTAACCGTCTGCATGTCACCAAACCGGGCAGTGATTGGCATCAGGGGATTGGGCTTGCCGTGGCAGGTCTGGTGATCCTGCGCCTGTTGTGGGGGCTGACGTTTGCTAAAGGCCCTGCGCGTTTGTCGGCGATCGTTCCAACGCCCTCATCTCTGAAGAACCATTTTCGCGAGCTGAAAACGCGAACTTCCCCTGCGGAGCTACACCATAATCCGCTAGGCGCGATTGGTATTTGGCTGTTCTGGATTTTGTTGCCGCTAGTGGCACTCACCGGCTGGGCACAAGATACGGATTTCATCGATCTTTATCCGGTCGATGATTGGCATTATTGGTTAGTGAACACGGTCACGGCGCTGGTTTGTGTACATATTGTGGCAGTGATTGCGATGTCGATTTGGCTGCGTAAAGACTTGGTGCGTGCGATGTTGCCGGGTAAGCGATGA
- the gadC gene encoding glutamate:gamma-aminobutyrate antiporter produces the protein MANIKASPVTNQLSLLGFFAITASMVMAVYEYPTFATSGFSLVFFLLLGGILWFIPVGLCAAEMATVEGWEEGGVFTWVSKTLGERWGFAAISFGYLQIAVGFIPMLYFILGALSFILKWPALNEDPITKTIAGLIILWALAITQFSGTKYTARIAKIGFFAGILLPALILVVLAISYLASGAPLQIEMSTATFFPDFTQIGTLVVFVAFILSYMGVEASATHVNEMKNPGRDYPIAMILLMVAAICLSSIGGLSVASVIPHNDINLSSGVVQTFNVLISHYGPGFEWATRIIAALLMLGVLAEVASWIVGPSRGMFVTAQKGVLPKSFAKVNKNGVPVALVISQLAITTIALTILTNTGGGSNMSFLIALSLTVVIYLCSYFMLFLGYIQLIRKQPEKKRAFHIPGGKNFKILIAVVGLAISILAFIVSFFPPSSLPGGEANDVYVELLVVSFLIVLSIPFIVYALHTKKGKTTNATLVPIKSHNAPEGHFFMHPRARSTHHFVVGSEKKIDSK, from the coding sequence ATGGCGAATATAAAAGCCTCACCGGTAACAAACCAATTATCATTATTAGGTTTCTTTGCCATAACTGCATCAATGGTTATGGCAGTATATGAATATCCCACCTTTGCAACATCAGGGTTTAGCTTAGTCTTCTTTCTGCTGCTCGGCGGTATTCTATGGTTTATTCCCGTTGGCCTGTGTGCCGCAGAGATGGCCACGGTTGAAGGCTGGGAAGAAGGCGGTGTTTTTACTTGGGTATCCAAGACTCTCGGTGAACGGTGGGGATTTGCCGCAATCTCATTTGGGTATCTGCAAATTGCAGTAGGCTTTATCCCGATGCTGTATTTTATTTTAGGTGCTTTATCCTTCATCCTAAAATGGCCGGCGCTCAATGAAGATCCGATAACAAAAACGATTGCTGGATTAATTATCCTCTGGGCATTAGCTATTACCCAATTCAGCGGCACAAAATATACCGCGCGTATCGCAAAAATCGGCTTCTTTGCGGGTATTTTACTGCCTGCGCTGATTCTGGTTGTTTTGGCCATTAGCTACTTAGCGAGCGGCGCACCATTACAAATTGAAATGAGCACCGCAACGTTCTTCCCTGACTTCACACAAATTGGAACATTGGTCGTATTCGTTGCCTTTATTCTGAGCTACATGGGCGTAGAAGCGTCAGCAACGCACGTCAATGAAATGAAAAACCCCGGCCGAGATTATCCTATTGCGATGATACTGCTGATGGTTGCCGCTATTTGCTTGAGCTCAATCGGCGGACTTTCTGTTGCTTCCGTTATCCCACACAATGACATTAACTTGTCTAGCGGTGTCGTTCAGACATTCAACGTGCTTATTTCACATTACGGACCCGGCTTTGAATGGGCGACTCGTATCATTGCCGCACTGTTGATGCTGGGTGTTTTAGCTGAGGTTGCCTCTTGGATCGTAGGGCCATCACGAGGAATGTTTGTCACTGCACAGAAGGGCGTACTTCCTAAAAGCTTTGCGAAAGTGAACAAGAATGGAGTGCCCGTTGCTTTAGTTATTTCTCAATTGGCTATTACGACTATTGCGTTAACTATTTTGACGAATACCGGTGGCGGCAGCAATATGTCGTTCCTTATCGCATTATCGCTGACGGTAGTTATTTATCTTTGCAGCTACTTCATGTTGTTCTTGGGTTATATTCAATTAATCCGTAAGCAGCCTGAGAAAAAGCGTGCCTTCCATATCCCTGGTGGCAAGAATTTCAAAATTCTGATTGCTGTTGTTGGGCTAGCAATTTCAATCCTTGCCTTCATTGTTTCATTCTTCCCGCCAAGTTCATTACCAGGCGGTGAGGCAAATGATGTTTACGTTGAACTGTTGGTTGTTAGTTTCCTGATTGTATTGTCCATACCTTTCATCGTTTATGCGCTACATACCAAGAAAGGGAAAACAACCAATGCGACCCTCGTACCTATCAAGTCTCACAACGCGCCAGAGGGGCATTTCTTCATGCACCCACGCGCACGTTCAACACATCATTTTGTTGTTGGCAGCGAAAAGAAAATTGATAGTAAATAG
- the pmbA gene encoding metalloprotease PmbA — MKVITQVAEQRKTLENAVAQALELAKVGADAAEVAVTKTTGISISTRFGEVENVEFNSDGALGITVYHQQRKGSASSTDLSPDAIARTVQAALDIARYTSPDPFAGPADKELLAFDAPDLDLFHPAELDAERGIELAARAEQASLKFDPRITNTEGGSFNSHYGIKVFGNSHGMLQSYSSSRHSLSSCVIAEHEGDMERDYAYTIARDINELKTPEWVGEECARRTLSRLAPRRLPTMEAPIMFAAEVATGLFGHLVGAISGSSVYRKSTFLLDSLGKQILPEWLTINEQPHLLKGMASTPFDSEGVRTVERNIVENGVLQTWLMTSYSARKLGMQSTGHAGGIHNWRIAGQGLGFEDMLKKMGTGFLVTELMGQGVSGVTGDYSRGAAGFWVENGEIQYPVSEVTIAGNLKDMWSNLVTMGDDIELRSNIQCGSALLEAMKIAGE; from the coding sequence ATGAAAGTAATCACTCAGGTTGCAGAACAACGCAAGACGCTGGAAAACGCGGTTGCACAGGCGTTGGAACTGGCTAAAGTCGGCGCCGATGCCGCCGAAGTGGCCGTCACCAAAACCACCGGTATCAGTATTAGCACCCGTTTTGGCGAAGTTGAAAATGTTGAATTTAATAGCGATGGTGCCTTAGGTATCACCGTTTATCACCAGCAACGTAAGGGCAGCGCGTCGTCGACTGACCTGAGCCCTGATGCAATTGCCCGCACCGTGCAGGCCGCGCTGGATATTGCGCGTTATACCTCTCCCGATCCGTTTGCTGGCCCCGCAGATAAAGAGCTGCTGGCGTTTGATGCGCCGGATCTTGACCTGTTCCATCCGGCAGAGCTGGATGCGGAGCGCGGTATTGAATTAGCTGCGCGTGCCGAGCAAGCTTCTTTGAAGTTTGATCCGCGTATTACTAATACTGAAGGCGGCAGCTTTAACAGCCACTATGGCATCAAAGTTTTTGGTAACAGCCACGGTATGCTGCAAAGCTATAGCTCCAGCCGTCACTCGTTGTCTAGCTGCGTAATCGCCGAGCATGAAGGTGATATGGAGCGTGATTATGCGTACACCATTGCGCGTGATATTAACGAGCTGAAAACGCCTGAGTGGGTCGGTGAGGAGTGCGCTCGCCGTACACTTTCACGCTTAGCGCCACGTCGCTTGCCGACCATGGAAGCGCCGATTATGTTTGCAGCAGAAGTGGCGACGGGGCTATTTGGTCACCTCGTGGGCGCAATTAGCGGCAGCAGCGTTTATCGTAAATCAACCTTCTTACTGGATAGCCTTGGCAAACAGATCCTGCCTGAATGGCTGACCATCAATGAACAGCCGCATCTGCTGAAAGGCATGGCCTCTACGCCGTTTGACAGCGAAGGTGTGCGCACCGTGGAACGCAATATTGTCGAAAATGGTGTGTTACAGACTTGGCTGATGACCAGCTATTCGGCGCGTAAGCTGGGTATGCAAAGCACTGGGCACGCGGGTGGTATTCATAACTGGCGTATCGCAGGTCAAGGCTTGGGCTTTGAGGATATGCTGAAGAAAATGGGCACCGGCTTCTTAGTGACCGAGCTGATGGGCCAAGGCGTGAGCGGCGTAACCGGCGATTATTCTCGCGGAGCGGCGGGTTTCTGGGTTGAGAATGGCGAAATCCAGTATCCAGTTAGCGAAGTGACGATTGCCGGTAACCTGAAAGATATGTGGTCGAATTTGGTCACTATGGGTGATGACATCGAGCTGCGCAGTAATATCCAGTGCGGTTCAGCGCTGCTGGAAGCGATGAAGATCGCGGGGGAATAG
- a CDS encoding HdeA/HdeB family chaperone, which produces MKKSILVATLSAALFIPLSASFAANVDMTPKNMSCKEFLDLNPKAMAPIAFFMLDDVTDYKGGDSVSLRESAVIAVPPMVEFCKKNQDKKVYEFKNNLQNLVAH; this is translated from the coding sequence ATGAAAAAATCAATCCTTGTCGCCACTCTCTCTGCTGCATTGTTTATTCCCCTGAGTGCAAGTTTTGCTGCTAATGTAGATATGACGCCTAAGAATATGAGCTGCAAAGAATTTCTCGATCTTAACCCTAAAGCTATGGCTCCGATAGCCTTCTTTATGCTTGATGATGTAACCGACTATAAAGGCGGTGATTCTGTTTCTTTGCGTGAATCAGCCGTTATTGCTGTGCCACCGATGGTCGAATTCTGTAAGAAGAACCAAGATAAAAAAGTTTATGAATTTAAAAATAACTTACAGAATTTAGTTGCGCACTAA